The Schistocerca nitens isolate TAMUIC-IGC-003100 chromosome 2, iqSchNite1.1, whole genome shotgun sequence nucleotide sequence ggtaaataggcagtcgtttcaaaggcctcttcctcttctttgctcTGTCATTTACAGTTCTGCAGCACTCTCTCCACTTGCTGGGACAAAtatccattcttcagaaatacagtctgcagGTGCTCCAGTTCCGTTTGCAAACTATCGGTGTCAGAGATGAAGTGGGCCAGAAAGCCTGTCTAcgtagtgcgtgacgtcacaagatggcTACACACATAGTCCCTTCTTCAACAGTTTCACGGAACAGTGCTTGTGAATAGTCGTTCGGCGAGTTACGCGTCAGTTTAGTATTATAGTGAATGGTGTTCCTGCGTTAGTGTACGTGATTTGGTTGTTTAGTTTCtgtgcactaaactggtgatctgtttTTCTTTGCTGTGAAAATTTCGTTGCCTGCAAAATGCCGTATCGTTGTTGTGTGCCGAATTGTAGAGGAAATTACGACGGTGGACCAAAAGTAACCGTGTTTAAATTTCCGGAGGATGAAGCAACGAGGAAGAAATGGTTGTCACGTATTCGCAGACATAACTTCACTCCTTCTTCAAGTTCAAGagtaagtatttgttttgtttattgcttAAAAGAGGTTAAGTGTGCTAACACAGAATAGGCACTTATGCAGTAAGGAAGGTCAGCGACATTTTGACTAATAGATCTTAACTGAATAAGTGCCGAACTAAATAGCGTTTCGTTTTCTTGCCCTGGCAATTCTACAGTTTAGCTGGTATAGGTTATATGAATTCTGTAAGTTCAACCAGTATAGCCTAAGCACAGTCATACTTACGTAGTTAAATATCTCAGTATATCTTTATACTTACTGTTTATGCTGCCTGTTGTTAGGAATAAAAGTCGGTTTATAATTAAGTACGTGCACTTAAGATACAGACGACTTTCGATGTATTCTGCTTCtgtatttagtgtttctttttgctgtaaaagtctttaggaagttgcctgttcaaaaacaagtaatgtggtttacccagaaattgaaaatgaagtaaaaacagtgtctcagtcgcttgtttttaataaattattcgtGGGAATTTGAAGTCATTGCAAGGAATGTTACTATTAGGGAATATAGTAGGCTTTAGACTTAACAGTGAACcatagacaggaaaaatgaatgagtacatgaatggattaacaggccatcacaaaatgcaaagggagaaactgtgaaaacataaaaaatacttgtggattttacaaattcttactttctgggtctggaatttcagatacatgccagtgacctacacagctgtcttatagatacacagctgcagtacttgaaagcaattgtgtgctcatgtttagcctaataggtagcacataagtggcaatgtattagttcatcatactgtcagtttttatgtaagtTATGAACTGATATCAAAAGCAAAACAGTGTCTATCTGATAAAAAGCACCACCTTTAAGTATTCCATAGTTCTAAAGGTTACACAGTGTGACaattactttgtattattctgttactgtgtcacagttgcttctatggattacacctgtgtgagtttggtgtcatcatgctttcttgtgtccgaggtgtgtgtggggggtgggggggaatagaGCAAGACATTAAGCAAAAGTCCCACCCCTCTTGTGAATATATGAGCTTCAaggctaaattataaaaaaaattgtcactgttattgaatcatgctacaaacattagtcaatgtttgtaatttttgatgggcaaagtactttcttcatttcaccatctctttaagagcttgttgccatgacatgtaactgcatgtgttttgatattgaagtgttattgttttatagagttactatgccatggccacatttatcacttgagtattctgcattttagttgggagtctatttgtattttagaactagaaactaactttatattcataaattgttttcacactattaatattgtcatcacattcagttgtaagcacagttttcattttttattcatttttaattacaggtatgtcATGTTCACTTCCACAAGGATGATGTTATTTGGGAAACACAAATTGTGGATGAAAGGACTGGTCAGTTATTAAGAGCCCCCCTTCTCAAACAACGTTTGAGACCACATGCAGTTCCATCACTACTCCCAAACTGTCCTTCCTACCTTTCAAAGGAAGAAAGTAGACGTGAAGGGCCAGAGGAGAAAAAGCAAAGGCTTGAAAATGAGCAGTTAGCTGCAGCGTTACAATATAGTTTAGCATCACAGAAGGACTAtgaaaacactttcagcttcagttctttagaagagttgatgttgcgtacgaaggaagtggatttgcccaacgagtggagtgtgatcgaaaaacacagtgattttgtttgttttttaaagataataagaaatccagcaccattaatcacacattctgtcgttatagatagtaatttaaatgtttcattgtttaagaaagatgtacaaattaagacattaggaaaaagatcttttcctgtaattgtaacaaatatccatgaaattgtcagtgtactgcaggagttttcagacacagattgtgggcactcagaaacttctatagatagtattgtagagatagtgaaagacagtctaggagtgctgaaagaccatttacaggagagtgaaaaggagatggtagactttatatatgaacaagttagtctcataaatgtaaagaaatttaatcataggtttagttctacatttatgatactgtgttgtttgctattttccatttcatctcatgcttacaattttttacgtagcagctcattaatgaaaatgccacatccaagcactctgcgtagggtctgcagcaaatttaatgtgaatccatctcacgaaaggcttgggggaagtaatttcctgtcctatgcaagacagaaatttcaatacttgaacagcaatgatgtcaatgttgttttgagtgtagatgaaattcatctaaattcttatttggaatataaaggaggtagtgttttgggcatgtcatataactcggaatgtgctgcaaattcagcatttgtatttatgttgcagagtgtcaagtctttgtacagggatgttgttcacattttaccggtgaaaaccatttcatctaatgcattatacgatgtgctactggccataataaatggccttgaactaataggctatagggttttttgtgtggtaactgacaacaacaaaatcaatagcaaaaccatgtcaatgttttctctggataaagctgttaatatagtttttaaacatccatctgatcctaatcgcccacttttctttttaattgatgccatacacattgttaaatgcataagaaatgtgtggctgaaccaaaaaaatgatggtaaagatatgttttatcctcagtttccagttagaaaagaagtggaagaaaataagttttctgtagcttcttttaaaacactgaaacagatttatgacatagattccagttctttagtaaaatattgtcacacattgtctctcaaatcactttgccttacatcattagaaaaacagagcatgaaactagtgctgcagatattcaatcgacatgtgtcagagggccttgaggtagctagtgataaatttgatttgagacatgcaccatcaacagcagaatacattcgaataataacaaaatggtttgatgtcatgaatgtgaaatcagtgtttaaagggaaacacaaacagaatccttatatggatccgttgacaactgatagcgtttctatgcaatttttgctagattttctagactggcttgatgtgtggaaagcaaagggtttgtcaagtgggtttctcacaaaagaaacattttttgctattcagcatacaacatatgccgtggtagagattgctcgatactgtactgaagagctaggtatgagctatttactgacagccaagctacaaacagatgtgcttgagcggcgttttggaaagtatagacagcttgcaggttcccaatacaatgtttcagtgacacaagtctatgaagcagaaaagaagcttcgaattcaaagtgtaatgcctttagttttatgttctccttcctatggcaatatcacagtaggggccataaaaaattttatgttttctgaagttgaagaaacagacacattagacatagaagtcagtgtaactcaagacgatgttctttcagtgaaagatattgcaacgtctttaactttcattgcaggctactgtgctcatgcagtgattaagaagctgaaatgtgagagttgccttaatgaaattgtgattgaaaaggagttgccaataaacgaacattttagtttgatacagagacttgatcatggaggactaaaatacccatcagacactattttaaatatgattgtctacacttatattgtcatcagcaaacttctcaaagaacatgaaagagattttcttgcctgtacgaatcaacgtgctattgcctgtgcagtagcacttgctactcttcacgaaaatgactttttattatttgatggggtatgctgcaatggacattcatcccaggcaataatgaaaagtgttgtttgggttggtgtcaatatatttttaaacaactactgtaaaaaggttaatggaaaaaaaaattcaaaaaacactcagcgaaaactgcaaactcttacaacataattttgaaatctttatcttagattctttttaaatcattaatacaaaacctgtcatcagtaatattgccacatcaacaaatgcctcttaagctgaactagtcaggttaatctgaaactagtcaaacttaccaaattgcaacttatggctgagagtttgtataaatattttaatatacagctgctaacagctatcaacactaatatcctaacgtgaaatttttatcaaagaaattaatctttaatataaagaatcttacactaattctttctcagttgaagttgggtg carries:
- the LOC126236365 gene encoding uncharacterized protein LOC126236365 encodes the protein MPYRCCVPNCRGNYDGGPKVTVFKFPEDEATRKKWLSRIRRHNFTPSSSSRVCHVHFHKDDVIWETQIVDERTGQLLRAPLLKQRLRPHAVPSLLPNCPSYLSKEESRREGPEEKKQRLENEQLAAALQYSLASQKDYENTFSFSSLEELMLRTKEVDLPNEWSVIEKHSDFVCFLKIIRNPAPLITHSVVIDSNLNVSLFKKDVQIKTLGKRSFPVIVTNIHEIVSVLQEFSDTDCGHSETSIDSIVEIVKDSLGVLKDHLQESEKEMVDFIYEQVSLINVKKFNHRFSSTFMILCCLLFSISSHAYNFLRSSSLMKMPHPSTLRRVCSKFNVNPSHERLGGSNFLSYARQKFQYLNSNDVNVVLSVDEIHLNSYLEYKGGSVLGMSYNSECAANSAFVFMLQSVKSLYRDVVHILPVKTISSNALYDVLLAIINGLELIGYRVFCVVTDNNKINSKTMSMFSLDKAVNIVFKHPSDPNRPLFFLIDAIHIVKCIRNVWLNQKNDGKDMFYPQFPVRKEVEENKFSVASFKTLKQIYDIDSSSLVKYCHTLSLKSLCLTSLEKQSMKLVLQIFNRHVSEGLEVASDKFDLRHAPSTAEYIRIITKWFDVMNVKSVFKGKHKQNPYMDPLTTDSVSMQFLLDFLDWLDVWKAKGLSSGFLTKETFFAIQHTTYAVVEIARYCTEELGMSYLLTAKLQTDVLERRFGKYRQLAGSQYNVSVTQVYEAEKKLRIQSVMPLVLCSPSYGNITVGAIKNFMFSEVEETDTLDIEVSVTQDDVLSVKDIATSLTFIAGYCAHAVIKKLKCESCLNEIVIEKELPINEHFSLIQRLDHGGLKYPSDTILNMIVYTYIVISKLLKEHERDFLACTNQRAIACAVALATLHENDFLLFDGVCCNGHSSQAIMKSVVWVGVNIFLNNYCKKVNGKKNSKNTQRKLQTLTT